A window of Vigna unguiculata cultivar IT97K-499-35 chromosome 4, ASM411807v1, whole genome shotgun sequence contains these coding sequences:
- the LOC114181399 gene encoding transcription factor MYB106 — MGRSPCCDKVGLKKGPWTPEEDQKLLAYIEEHGHGSWRALPTKAGLQRCGKSCRLRWTNYLRPDIKRGKFSLQEEQTIIQLHALLGNRWSAIATHLPKRTDNEIKNYWNTHLKKRLTKMGIDPVTHKPKNDALLSSDGQSKTAANLSHMAQWESARLEAEARLVRESKLRSHSLQQQIGTSSTFASSSSASNKAEAPPPPPSRSSLDVLKAWNNGGWLKSSEGSGAIASTDLESPTSTLSFSENAPPIMNGIGGENNNNSNNNNNSNNDNAMPMIEFVGSSGNSSSLVKEEGEQEWKGYDSSITTFSSGMHEFTMAMEGTWVHETLRTNGSHDDIVEEGFTNLLLKTNSEDPSLSSEGGGESNNGDGGSNSHSDFYEDNNNYWNSILNLVNSSPSHSPMF, encoded by the exons ATGGGACGATCACCATGCTGCGACAAGGTAGGTTTAAAGAAAGGACCATGGACTCCAGAAGAAGATCAGAAGCTCTTGGCTTACATCGAAGAACATGGTCATGGAAGCTGGCGTGCCTTGCCAACAAAAGCTG GGCTTCAGAGGTGTGGCAAGAGCTGTAGACTGAGATGGACCAATTATCTCAGACCTGATATTAAGAGAGGCAAGTTCAGTCTGCAAGAAGAACAAACCATCATTCAACTCCATGCCCTCTTAGGAAACAG GTGGTCGGCAATAGCCACACACTTGCCAAAGAGAACGGACAACGAGATCAAGAACTACTGGAACACACATCTTAAGAAAAGGTTAACAAAAATGGGAATCGACCCTGTCACACACAAGCCCAAAAACGATGCACTTCTCTCCAGTGACGGCCAATCCAAAACCGCTGCGAATCTCAGCCACATGGCTCAGTGGGAAAGTGCTCGTCTTGAAGCTGAAGCAAGACTAGTGAGAGAGTCAAAGCTACGTTCACATTCACTTCAGCAACAGATTGGAACTTCTTCCACGTTTGCATCATCATCTTCTGCATCCAATAAGGCAGAAGCACCGCCGCCGCCACCGTCGCGGTCCTCCCTCGACGTTCTCAAGGCTTGGAACAACGGGGGTTGGTTGAAGTCCAGTGAAGGGAGTGGCGCCATTGCAAGCACGGACCTTGAGTCTCCTACTTCTACGTTATCTTTCTCTGAGAATGCGCCACCGATTATGAATGGGATTGGAGgagagaataataataatagtaataataataataacagcaACAATGATAACGCAATGCCTATGATCGAGTTTGTGGGAAGTTCGGGTAATTCTTCTTCTCTCGTGAAAGAAGAGGGTGAGCAAGAGTGGAAAGGTTATGATAGTTCTATCACCACTTTCAGTTCTGGTATGCATGAGTTCACAATGGCCATGGAGGGAACTTGGGTGCACGAGACTCTCAGAACTAATGGCTCGCACGATGACATTGTTGAAGAAGGCTTCACCAATCTTCTCCTTAAGACAAACTCGGAAGATCCGAGTTTGTCGTCGGAAGGTGGAGGAGAGTCTAACAATGGCGATGGTGGTAGTAACAGTCACAGTGATTTTTACGAAGATAACAACAACTATTGGAACAGCATCCTTAATTTAGTGAATTCATCTCCTTCTCATTCTCCTATGTTCTGA
- the LOC114180970 gene encoding mitochondrial inner membrane protease ATP23-like, with protein MAKKSEEECQIMIQKSFRTPMVRFLRERLEKAGCIVEDNFFKAITCNQEVAGSYVRGEGIKVCSNYVRIQDDVNQVVIRELIHAFDDCRGANLDWSDCAHHACTEIRTNHLSGDCHYKRELLRGFLKLRGHEQECVRRKVLKSLSANPNCSGFAAEDSLEAVWDVCYNDTQPFDRAP; from the exons ATGGCGAAGAAATCTGAGGAGGAATGTCAAATCATGATTCAGAAGAGTTTCCGAA CTCCAATGGTGAGGTTTTTGAGGGAACGTTTGGAGAAAGCGGGATGTATAGTTGAAGACAATTTTTTCAAAGCTATTACTTGTAATCAAGAAGTGGCTGGTTCTTATGTTCGTGGTGAAGGG ATAAAAGTGTGCAGTAACTATGTACGAATTCAAGATGATGTCAACCAGGTGGTAATTCGTGAATTAATTCATGCATTTGATGATTGTCGTGGTGCCAACTTGGATTGGTCGGATTGTGCTCACCATGCTTGTACCGAG ATACGAACTAATCATCTAAGTGGCGATTGCCATTATAAGCGGGAACTACTACGAGGTTTCTTGAAACTACGAGGGCATGAACAG GAATGTGTGAGAAGAAAAGTTTTGAAATCTTTGTCTGCAAACCCCAATTGCTCTGGTTTTGCCGCCGAGGATTCCCTGGAAGCTGTATGGGATGTTTGTTACAATGATACACAACCCTTTGACAGAGCTCCTTAA